The Virgibacillus siamensis sequence GGGGGGTAAGCTATGGCAAGACGTAAGAACAACTTAAATGACCGTGAATTATCTATCGTCAGAAAAAGTGATAAGTCGTATGCAGAAACGTTTAAAGAAGCGATTGATTTATTTGTGACTGATTGCGATTTACGTAATTTAAGACCGTTTACTATCCGTTATTATCAAAACGAACTACAAGCGTTTCTAAACCAATTAGAAGAACAAGGGATAGATATGAAAGAGTTAAAGCCCTATAACGTTACGGAAGAACATATCCAAGAAAATGTTATCCGTTACATGCGTATTTACAAAGGTACTAAGATTGTTTCAATCAATACCCGTTTACGTGGGCTACGTTCGTTCTTTAATTTCCTTCACAAGAAGAAGCACATTCCTAAAAATCCAATGGAGAATATAACGTTATTGAAAGATAGAAAACATGTAATTCCTACGTTCTCAAAAGAACAATTAAATATGTTGTTTAATCAACCCGATTTAACGACGTTTACGGGAGTTCGTGACTATACAATAATGATGGTTTTCCTTGAAACTGGAATACGTGTGAATGAACTTGTAGGGCTATCACTAGCTGATATTCAATGGGAAGATAGTCTATTGAGGATAAGGAACGCTAAGACGTATAGAGAACGTCTAGTACCCATTCAAAGCGAAATGAAGAAGCAATTAAAGAAGTATATCTCCATTAGGGGAGTAGTCGAAAGTGACGCTTTATTTGTAACCATTGACGGAACACCTTTGTTAAGAAGGTCAGTACAACAACGAATCGACATATACGGGGTGAAAGCCAAAATAAAAGATGTTCGTTGTAGTCCTCATACATTCCGCCATACGTTCGCAAAACTAAGCGTTCAACAAGGGGCTAATATCTTCGAATTGCAGACCATTCTAGGACATACAAGCATGGAAATAGTTAAGACCTATGTAAACCTATTCGGAAATGATGTAAGGGAAAGACATAAGGATTTTTCGCCGTTAAAGGTATTAAAGAAACGGAGGTAACGAAATTGAACAACCTTCCTAATATCGACAATATGACTACCGTAGAGGCTATCCATTGGTACACGGGGGAGGTTGCTAAAGTTACTAGCCGTAAAGCACGTATCAATGGAACTTATTCAGAGGAATATTTAAAGGCTTTGAATGAGTGGAAGCTACGCCTTAACAAAAGGTGTAAATTTGACCGTAAGCAAAGAATGTTTTAGTAAAAAAGAAAAAGCCACGCGGTGCAACGCGTGACCTCAAATCTTAGCTATAACTAAATACGGAAACCCGACTTAGCTACTTACATATATTAACGAAAAAAATTAGTATATGCAAGGCTTATTAAGTAATGCTTTTTTAGCAGCTATGCAGGTTTTCCCGTCGTGGAGTGCCGACTAATACGACGATAATATAACCTTGAAAGGTTCGCCCTGCCGACGCAATAACAAGGGCTAGGACACGCTTTAACGTTCCCTATTGCGTTTTGTGTCCGAAGGGTGAAAAGCTACCCCTAAGTGCTGAACGAAGGAAGGGTAGACCGTTTACGGACGGTGTAGGACAAGCCACAACTAACATAGAATCCATTTCTAGTCCCACAATAAAAGGGTGTCGAATTAGCTAACTGAAAAGCCAAAGCGTAAGGTTAGGGACTATGTGAACCTGCTAGGGCTACTTGTTGCAGTAGGCTTGTTAAGGAGAAATCTTTTCGTTAATAGGGATACACTGCGGACACCTCAATAATTCCCGACGGATGTTGTCCAAGTATAACGACTATTCTTATAGCAGATTATTTTTTAAAAATCTCGTTATAAGGTAGTCGTTACTATGCCTTACGTATTCCTAAACTAGCCCTCAAGATGTTGCCAAAGATAAATACCAAATGCAAGTCTAAGGACGAAAATAATCATTAAAAAAAGGATTAGATACAATATGGATAACCGCCAAGCGTTAGGATATATGTTACTAGCTTGTAAAAACATTCGATTTGATAAAGAAACTTAAAGGGCTATGTATTTCCAATTCGATATGAAAACGGAGGAAGAAGCCGAGGAAATAGGACATTATTGGTATAACGAATTACTAAAATAATAATAATTTCAGTTCGTAAATACTTCAAGTAAGACCTAGATAATTGGTTTTTTATGTTAAAATGATAATGAAATATTACAAAGTTTATAAATGGGTGCACCTACACTAAAGTGGCAGGAAAGTGCAACAAGAATAGTATAAGATGGTTACATATAGAAACAAAGAAGGGGTGAATGATTATGATGGTCAGTCCAAAAGAGTTTTTTCAAAAAGATTTGAGATATATTATTAGGTCTGCGGTAGAAGCGGATGGAGAAAATCTATCTGATGTAAGGGTACAAATAGATGGTGAAACAGAAAATATGGATAGAGAAAAAGGTGAAGCGTTTATTGATGAAGTAAGTTTTAAACAGCTTATCAAAGAAGATGCAGAAAGTCCTCATAATCTTTTTTTGGTTTGTGAAGTGAATGGAAGAATTGTTGGTTTTTCAAGGTGTGAAGGGAACCATTTGAAAAGGTTGTCGCATAAAGTTGAGTTTGGTGTTTGTGTACTAAAGGATTTCTGGGGATATGGCATTGGAACAAACTTGTTAAAAGAAACAACTAAATGGGCTGATACAAAAGGAATCAAAAAGATTATATTGAATGTACTTGAAACGAATGGAAATGCAATAAAGCTTTATAAAAAATATGGATTTGAAATAGAAGGAATACTAAAGAATGACAAACTATTGTCGGATGGGAACTATTATAACACCGTAGTAATGGGAAGGTTTAACGGATAAACTCCCTTATTTAACATAAGGGTGTGAATGCTGAACGAGGTTTTTGACTTTCTTTTTTTGAATTAAAGTAGCAGAATTCTTCAATAAGATTTAATGATAAGGGGTTAGGTAATGCGAGATAGAGGTTCGGTAGTAATAGTAGATAATAAAAAGGTTGGACTAATTCAAAGAATTAGAGATGGTTATACTTATTATGTTTTTCCTGGTGGAGGAATAGAGGGTGATGAAACACCAGAAGAAGGTGCAAAAAGAGAAGCCCTTGAAGAATTGGGAGTAGAAGTAAAGGTTAATGAGTGCATAGCAAAAGTTGAATTTAGTGGAACGCAATATTTTTACTTATCCGAAATTGTAGAAGGAACATTTGGAACTGGGCAAGGCGAAGAGTACACCAACGAAAAGAGAGATAGAGGAACATATTTGCCAATGTGGATAGATATAGATAAGTTATCGTCTATTGATGTTAAACCGAGAGAAGTCGCTTTAAAAATTCAATCATTATTCAATTAAGGCAGGACATAGTATTTTTTTGAACACTTTCATGGGGTGTTCTTTTTATTTGCTAAACAAATATCGTAAACTTGGCAAGTTGAATAATACAAATTGAAATATAGTTCCTATCAAGGGAGGATTACATAGTATGAAAGGTGAAGTTTATCGAAGTGGTGAATCTATTTATATAAATAAACCCAAAGCAAACAAACTAGCATACACTGAATACAATGAAGAATTATTCAATATTTTAAAGTCTTATACTTGGACGGTTAAAGGGGAATATCTCTATTCTAACAAGCTAAAGAAATACCTTCATAGATATGTGATGGAATTCTATTATGGCAAAGAAGCAATAGACGAAGCAAATAAAAAGAACTTTGTTGTTGACCATATAGACAATAACGGTTTCAATTGTCGAGTAAGTAATTTATGTTTTATCCCTAACAACTTGAATAAGGCTAAAGGATTAACTTTCGACAAAAGAAGAATCGAAATGAAAGAGGACATGACCTTAACTTTCTATAAAGACTTCAGTACGGGACAATTCTAGATAACAATCGCTTTCCATAAAGAGTATTTTTACATTGTTAACGATAAAGCTATTCAAGTTGATAAAGCTTATTTTGTTTATGAGGATGACTTTGAACTTGTATTAAATGATTCAGGGAAAATTCTACAACAAGTAAATAAAAACGGGGAGTTCGACGAAAATAAGTTAAGTTGTAAAAAAATGCTATATCACCCCTCAACCTATATTAAGCTAACACCCGAGGAAAAGGGAAGCCCTATAATCGAAAGGGATGGAAAGCAATATATAATTCTAAATGAACATACCCGTTTAGGAGAAATCCCACCTGATAAAAATTTATATGATGAGGACAAAATATAAAAATGATTGATAATTTTAAGGGGGACGTTTTAGAAAAACTGATATGAGATGTTTCTAATGTTATTAGTCACAAATACCACTTGTTTTGAAGAGGTATTTAAAGAAAGGAAGTAATTTCCTACAAGTGTTATGACCCTTTGTCACAAAGATTTAACAATCGCTATAACCGTTGGCGGACAAGGGGTTCAGCCGTTTTGAAGAAAGTGCATAGAAATTTTTTCAATTCAGCACTTGTATTTTAGCCCAATACAATGCCTATATAATAGAAACATACGATAACTTACAAAGTTAAAGTTAATCGTTGTTAAAACAAATCGCGTTAGCGATTCGGCGAAGCCGATAAGGGTTTAAGGCGAAGTATATTCTTTTGTAAAGAATCAAAAGAGATTACGCCTTCGGCGTGTTACTCACTTCGTTCGTAACTGAATATATACAAAAATAGATATTAAATAATTATTGTTTACAATATAAAAGAATAAGACGGGTTATCCCGTTTTATATAGTCAAGTGTTCAAAGCCTTCGCCACAAGCCCCATGCCCCACATGGAAACGGAGGGGGCTAACACTTTTAATTACTTCTTGTTTATGTCTTTATGTGAGTGTTTACATGGTATTATTTCTCCTTTCAAAGACGAAGAAACCCCCGTTTCCTTAATTGGATTCGGGGGCTTTTTTATGTCTAATAATCTAGTTTGTTAACGGAATCTAATAGGTTTTCTTGTGATGATTTTACATAACGGGCAGTCATTAAAGTATTAGGCGTTCCGTCGTTCCTCATGTGTCCAAGCAGGACGGCGACTTCTTCAATAGAAACCCCTTTATTAACTAGCGACTTAGCGAAAGTGTGTCTTAGCATGTGGGCGTGTAGCTTTTCTATTGTAACCTTTCCTTTTGAATCAGATACACTGTTGAACTTTGCTAATAGATGATTAACGGCACGGGTTGTCATTTTGTCGCTTCGGTTTGTATCAAATAAATAGCTTCCCTTCGGCGTGTATCCTTCTTTATATGCTTTTAAATCCTTGTATAGACTATCGTTAATAGGAACTTCGCGGAATAAACCGTCTTTACCGTTTCGAACTCTTATAAAGCGTTTATTTAAAACAACGTCTTTAGATTCTAGGTTCGTTAATTCCTCAACACGTAAGCCCGTATAAAGTAGCGTAGTTATTACCGTATATTCTCTTAACTTCGGGCGTTTACGGTCTAAGAACTCTTTATAAGCCGAACGTAAAAGTAAATCAGTTTGTTCACCAGATAACCACTTCACGGACGTATTAACTTCGCGTTTCATTTTAACTTGCTTCGTAATATCTTCCTTCATGTGTCCATTAGCTTCTAACCATTTAAAGAACACCTTTAGGCGTTTAACATGCGTGTTAATCGTTCCTACGGTTCTTCCTTCGTCTACTAATTTCTTTTGGTACTTTGCAATATCACGAGGGATTAAAGCCTTTATATCGCTTCCTACGGTTTCTAGGAAGTCGTTAATCGTTGCCTTATGTCCTCTAATTGTATTGTGACTTTTATTTTCCGATTCTAAGTATTTCAGGTATGTATTTACTAGCATTAAGACAATTCCTTTCAGTCATTTAATAATTTTATTATATGTGGGAATCAGACGAAAATCAACTAATAGAATTTTTGTCACAATATCTCTAATAAAACCACAACTATAACTAAGGACGTATAAACGTTCACATTTAAGACAAGTTTTATAAAAAAATTTTCTCCTCACACTTGTATTTTAGCCCGTTACAAAGCTAATAGAGTGAGGAAAAGAAATCACCTTTTCCTACGGATACTAATTTTTTC is a genomic window containing:
- a CDS encoding tyrosine-type recombinase/integrase, with product MARRKNNLNDRELSIVRKSDKSYAETFKEAIDLFVTDCDLRNLRPFTIRYYQNELQAFLNQLEEQGIDMKELKPYNVTEEHIQENVIRYMRIYKGTKIVSINTRLRGLRSFFNFLHKKKHIPKNPMENITLLKDRKHVIPTFSKEQLNMLFNQPDLTTFTGVRDYTIMMVFLETGIRVNELVGLSLADIQWEDSLLRIRNAKTYRERLVPIQSEMKKQLKKYISIRGVVESDALFVTIDGTPLLRRSVQQRIDIYGVKAKIKDVRCSPHTFRHTFAKLSVQQGANIFELQTILGHTSMEIVKTYVNLFGNDVRERHKDFSPLKVLKKRR
- a CDS encoding GNAT family N-acetyltransferase yields the protein MMVSPKEFFQKDLRYIIRSAVEADGENLSDVRVQIDGETENMDREKGEAFIDEVSFKQLIKEDAESPHNLFLVCEVNGRIVGFSRCEGNHLKRLSHKVEFGVCVLKDFWGYGIGTNLLKETTKWADTKGIKKIILNVLETNGNAIKLYKKYGFEIEGILKNDKLLSDGNYYNTVVMGRFNG
- a CDS encoding NUDIX hydrolase: MRDRGSVVIVDNKKVGLIQRIRDGYTYYVFPGGGIEGDETPEEGAKREALEELGVEVKVNECIAKVEFSGTQYFYLSEIVEGTFGTGQGEEYTNEKRDRGTYLPMWIDIDKLSSIDVKPREVALKIQSLFN
- a CDS encoding HNH endonuclease, which translates into the protein MKGEVYRSGESIYINKPKANKLAYTEYNEELFNILKSYTWTVKGEYLYSNKLKKYLHRYVMEFYYGKEAIDEANKKNFVVDHIDNNGFNCRVSNLCFIPNNLNKAKGLTFDKRRIEMKEDMTLTFYKDFSTGQF
- a CDS encoding tyrosine-type recombinase/integrase; protein product: MLVNTYLKYLESENKSHNTIRGHKATINDFLETVGSDIKALIPRDIAKYQKKLVDEGRTVGTINTHVKRLKVFFKWLEANGHMKEDITKQVKMKREVNTSVKWLSGEQTDLLLRSAYKEFLDRKRPKLREYTVITTLLYTGLRVEELTNLESKDVVLNKRFIRVRNGKDGLFREVPINDSLYKDLKAYKEGYTPKGSYLFDTNRSDKMTTRAVNHLLAKFNSVSDSKGKVTIEKLHAHMLRHTFAKSLVNKGVSIEEVAVLLGHMRNDGTPNTLMTARYVKSSQENLLDSVNKLDY